In the Peptoclostridium acidaminophilum DSM 3953 genome, one interval contains:
- a CDS encoding D-aminoacyl-tRNA deacylase — translation MENRKAVYFFCMDAEKDEVAPLVFEKSSEILKLSETDMEVDGYPVLEYTDGDGNIIYYVRTGTVICMDYGRYLPILNANFADCDLAVMVNWHGGGNAPDKVICIHTVGDVSSGIFGKSEPKLSTGLARALEKHRRLLGLEDFNVTTEATHWSGIVYGGKAEWINDYKVSFLDVEIGSTPESYNNPIAVETIARALADVFAETAEYPTVLYMGGMHFEDTITNAVLHPTHPVNLTHILPSRWLENEMYTGEEGLLHLMDCINTISGGIKGIVMHEKLGKDQRDLARMLAEILGVPLIKRKAFKSPENTEIYAAN, via the coding sequence GTGGAAAATAGAAAGGCGGTATATTTCTTTTGCATGGATGCTGAAAAGGACGAGGTTGCACCGCTGGTCTTTGAAAAGTCAAGTGAAATTCTAAAGCTTTCAGAAACGGACATGGAGGTAGACGGCTACCCTGTTTTGGAATATACGGACGGGGACGGAAACATTATATACTATGTCAGAACTGGCACAGTAATATGCATGGACTACGGAAGGTATCTGCCCATACTGAATGCGAATTTTGCTGACTGCGATCTGGCCGTGATGGTTAACTGGCACGGCGGCGGCAATGCGCCCGATAAAGTAATATGCATACATACAGTAGGTGATGTAAGTTCAGGAATATTCGGAAAGAGCGAGCCAAAGCTGTCGACTGGCCTGGCAAGAGCTCTCGAAAAGCACAGAAGGCTGCTTGGACTTGAAGACTTTAATGTCACGACGGAAGCTACGCACTGGTCGGGCATAGTATATGGCGGAAAGGCCGAGTGGATCAACGATTACAAGGTTTCGTTCCTTGATGTTGAAATCGGAAGCACACCTGAAAGCTACAATAATCCAATCGCTGTAGAGACAATCGCAAGGGCCCTGGCCGATGTTTTCGCAGAAACGGCAGAATATCCGACTGTACTCTATATGGGCGGCATGCACTTTGAAGACACAATAACAAATGCGGTGCTCCATCCTACACACCCGGTAAATCTCACTCATATACTGCCGAGCCGCTGGCTGGAAAACGAGATGTATACAGGTGAAGAAGGGCTTTTGCACCTCATGGACTGCATAAACACCATAAGCGGCGGCATAAAGGGCATTGTAATGCATGAAAAGCTGGGCAAGGATCAAAGGGATCTGGCGAGGATGCTGGCTGAAATACTTGGCGTACCTCTGATAAAGCGCAAGGCCTTCAAGTCGCCTGAAAACACAGAAATATATGCAGCAAACTGA
- a CDS encoding S-layer homology domain-containing protein, translating to MKKEKFIKRLSVLLLAIAMVLSLSSTNTNTYAAAAFNDIAGHWAEQYINRAVSQGFIKGYPDGSFKPDAQVSRAEFVSMINRALENSGTASISFSDVSRGDWYYEDVAKAVRAGYVLGYSDATFKPGRSITRQEACVMISKFVPTYGESGRLQNFSDYRSVADWAYTAMSKVNGKGYIGGYADGRLHPLDNLTRAQAAKIISEILEEEKIVTSNTIVKKDGTKLSGTIYSNNVTIDEDLDDDSATIDNCIILGSLNVQGGGEDTITVNNSRIARAAVEKEDSAVRLLAKGETTIGNTEGSEDFILQTSSLSGGDYGAGFEKIRISGSAGAVLRGNFPYVSVDGSYANVKLESGTINEFYVSSESRRSDITVESGATVKTARVYAESYFHGKGTISNMLVYARNITYETKPKSWTIGTGGSTPTQTEPELDMTFSPKNAETGVYLDTKITIKFSTAMRKYNGNAITASDIQDIVTLRKGSSTGTEVQYSATINTAKDLITITPSSNLSSNTRYYIQVEKDAMRDSYGNYNEAKSSYFNTGDTTEKLTITFSPANGATGVPIDTASFTITFSDRVVKYDGSSITSSTDRYLRDSVVVFQEGGKSVSTSSYSVSINSTRRVITITPSANLLLNTKYYVGIKSNTLKTEGGKAVPAAGATWTTAGAPALSNVSTIPHDKSIDFKATPSVNGMIYAVAVDAGAVAPDAAAIKGGKDGSGNAALAFESASVTASSAKTITLSGLSTDTQYKIYAVLYDGSGNVSNVVNISSATRPLLLKSLAIVPAIDGGKNVLTGFSPEKTDYGNVSVPYGTDSVDVTAAANADVFVGTISINGDTSDAKARIPLVNGRAAITVTIQETGKTAVRYTATVIESGSADLDKMTINGDSYTPGTNYLLESYDTSSVVLNITPEDPNAAVLLDGYQIESGEDTTLNISPSTTSVTFRIQSSDGAITKSYVIRFTRPPAPEQ from the coding sequence ATGAAAAAAGAAAAATTTATCAAAAGGCTGAGCGTGCTGCTTTTAGCAATAGCAATGGTGTTGTCTCTTTCTTCTACTAACACTAATACTTATGCGGCTGCAGCCTTTAATGACATTGCAGGCCACTGGGCGGAGCAGTATATCAACAGAGCTGTAAGTCAAGGCTTCATAAAAGGATACCCGGATGGAAGCTTCAAGCCTGATGCACAGGTGTCGCGCGCGGAATTTGTAAGCATGATAAACAGGGCCTTGGAGAATTCGGGCACGGCGAGTATTTCATTCTCAGACGTATCACGAGGCGATTGGTACTATGAAGACGTGGCCAAAGCGGTGCGCGCAGGATATGTCCTAGGCTATAGTGATGCTACATTCAAGCCAGGCAGATCAATTACCAGGCAGGAAGCTTGCGTTATGATTTCAAAGTTTGTTCCGACATATGGAGAGAGCGGACGGCTGCAGAATTTCTCTGATTATAGATCCGTTGCCGATTGGGCTTATACGGCCATGTCAAAAGTCAACGGCAAGGGCTATATAGGCGGATATGCAGATGGAAGACTTCATCCTCTGGACAATCTGACTCGTGCCCAGGCTGCAAAGATAATAAGTGAAATACTAGAAGAAGAAAAAATAGTAACGTCCAACACAATTGTTAAAAAGGACGGTACAAAGCTCTCGGGAACAATATATTCCAATAACGTAACGATTGACGAAGATCTCGATGACGACAGCGCTACAATAGACAACTGCATAATACTTGGAAGCTTGAACGTACAGGGCGGTGGAGAAGACACTATAACAGTGAACAACTCCCGTATAGCCAGGGCGGCTGTAGAAAAAGAGGATTCTGCTGTAAGGCTTCTGGCAAAAGGCGAGACAACCATTGGGAACACTGAAGGCTCAGAGGATTTCATTTTGCAGACTTCGAGCCTTAGTGGAGGGGATTACGGCGCAGGCTTTGAAAAAATACGCATATCAGGTTCTGCGGGTGCGGTGCTCAGGGGGAATTTTCCGTATGTTTCAGTAGACGGCTCGTATGCAAATGTCAAGCTTGAGTCAGGGACAATAAATGAGTTTTATGTATCTTCTGAGTCGAGAAGATCAGACATAACAGTGGAGAGCGGCGCGACCGTAAAGACTGCAAGGGTGTATGCGGAGTCGTACTTCCATGGAAAAGGAACGATATCGAACATGCTGGTTTACGCAAGGAACATCACCTATGAAACAAAGCCAAAGTCATGGACTATTGGCACAGGAGGCTCTACGCCAACACAGACTGAGCCTGAGCTGGACATGACATTCAGCCCGAAAAACGCCGAAACTGGCGTATATCTTGACACCAAGATTACGATAAAATTCAGCACGGCCATGAGAAAGTACAACGGAAATGCCATTACAGCCTCAGACATACAGGATATTGTAACACTGAGGAAAGGATCTTCTACAGGAACTGAAGTACAATACAGCGCCACTATTAACACTGCAAAGGACCTCATAACTATAACGCCTTCCTCAAACCTAAGCAGTAACACAAGGTACTACATCCAGGTTGAGAAAGATGCGATGAGGGATTCGTACGGCAACTACAACGAAGCAAAATCAAGCTATTTCAACACAGGGGATACTACTGAAAAATTGACTATCACTTTTTCGCCGGCAAACGGAGCAACCGGTGTCCCAATTGACACAGCTTCATTCACAATCACATTCTCGGACAGAGTCGTGAAATATGACGGAAGCTCAATCACATCAAGCACAGACAGATATCTAAGGGACAGCGTGGTTGTATTCCAGGAAGGCGGCAAAAGTGTAAGCACCAGCAGCTATTCGGTCTCAATTAATAGCACGCGCAGGGTGATTACTATAACTCCAAGTGCGAACCTTCTGCTTAACACAAAATACTATGTGGGTATAAAATCAAACACCCTCAAAACCGAAGGCGGAAAAGCTGTGCCTGCAGCTGGCGCCACATGGACCACAGCCGGAGCGCCTGCCTTGAGCAATGTAAGCACAATCCCTCATGACAAGTCGATTGACTTTAAAGCCACTCCCAGCGTGAACGGAATGATTTATGCGGTTGCTGTAGATGCAGGCGCCGTTGCTCCAGATGCGGCTGCAATCAAAGGCGGCAAGGATGGCTCAGGCAATGCAGCGCTGGCATTTGAAAGCGCTAGCGTGACAGCTTCAAGTGCAAAGACAATCACCCTGAGCGGGCTTTCAACAGATACCCAGTATAAAATATACGCTGTGCTGTATGACGGCAGCGGAAATGTTTCAAACGTAGTCAACATATCATCTGCTACAAGACCACTGCTGCTCAAGAGCCTTGCTATAGTTCCGGCAATAGACGGCGGCAAAAATGTCCTTACAGGCTTTAGTCCTGAAAAAACAGACTATGGAAATGTATCAGTGCCTTACGGAACTGATTCCGTAGACGTCACTGCAGCTGCAAACGCAGATGTATTTGTAGGCACGATTTCAATAAACGGTGATACTAGTGACGCCAAGGCGAGGATTCCGCTTGTGAACGGCCGGGCGGCAATAACTGTTACAATACAGGAAACAGGAAAAACGGCCGTAAGGTATACTGCAACAGTAATAGAATCGGGCAGCGCCGATTTGGATAAAATGACTATCAACGGAGACTCATACACGCCGGGGACGAACTATCTGCTTGAGTCATATGATACTTCATCTGTTGTACTCAATATAACTCCGGAAGATCCGAATGCCGCAGTATTACTGGATGGCTATCAGATTGAAAGCGGTGAAGACACAACCTTGAACATTAGCCCGTCAACGACATCTGTAACTTTTAGGATACAGTCATCGGATGGAGCAATTACAAAATCATATGTAATCAGATTTACAAGACCTCCTGCGCCGGAGCAGTAG
- a CDS encoding B12-binding domain-containing radical SAM protein: MISRKVLLVYPYFYTGIIKDQLFPPLGIALLSALLKQKGIEVMKLDCTFLTFEEAVQKARDYNPDITGIYIMTTFAQKALKLLEELKCINPNSIYAAGGPLPTLYPDRFAEKFDYVFKGEAAKSFPDFCRDYLGAPSRIEFLEGIDPQGYPGIHRYKWGMIDSIAKHLTKDEIDACPLPDREAFAHDKYQELCHMHSGKKKASIMMTYGCPFSCDFCSKPVFGNQVRFRSLDRVIEEIRDIISYGYDSLWIADDLFTFDSEFLMGFCSRIINEDINISWSCLSRVDTISDEVACAMKDAGCYKVYLGIESGNDDILKLMGKGIDTATVRRGVEVFKRNGIECAGFFIVGYPGETLATIEDTFEFSLSLGLDEISFNVPYPLPGSKLYERVSGISADDWTIENETRFLYKSEFDEKWLKGRIQQTLESFARLKMQYE, from the coding sequence ATGATTTCAAGAAAGGTGCTTCTTGTATATCCGTATTTTTACACAGGCATAATTAAAGACCAGCTATTCCCGCCGCTTGGGATAGCCTTGCTTTCAGCTTTGCTAAAGCAAAAGGGTATCGAGGTTATGAAGCTTGATTGCACCTTTTTGACTTTCGAGGAGGCAGTTCAAAAGGCAAGGGATTACAATCCGGATATTACCGGAATATATATTATGACGACATTTGCGCAAAAAGCCTTGAAATTGCTTGAAGAGTTAAAATGCATAAATCCAAATAGCATCTATGCTGCAGGGGGGCCGCTGCCGACGCTTTACCCAGACAGGTTTGCAGAGAAATTCGATTATGTGTTCAAGGGAGAGGCTGCCAAAAGCTTTCCTGATTTCTGCCGAGACTATTTGGGTGCTCCAAGCAGAATTGAATTCCTGGAGGGAATTGACCCTCAAGGCTATCCGGGCATACACAGATATAAATGGGGGATGATTGATTCAATAGCCAAGCATCTTACTAAAGATGAGATAGACGCTTGTCCGCTGCCCGACCGTGAGGCATTTGCGCACGATAAATATCAGGAGCTGTGCCATATGCATTCCGGCAAAAAAAAGGCATCCATAATGATGACCTACGGCTGCCCATTTTCGTGTGATTTCTGCTCAAAGCCCGTATTCGGCAATCAGGTTAGATTCAGAAGCCTTGATAGGGTAATTGAAGAGATAAGGGACATAATCTCGTATGGCTATGATTCACTTTGGATAGCAGACGATCTTTTCACTTTTGATTCGGAATTCCTGATGGGTTTTTGCAGCAGAATTATAAACGAGGATATTAATATATCCTGGAGCTGCCTGTCGCGCGTTGACACTATAAGCGACGAAGTCGCATGCGCCATGAAGGATGCAGGCTGCTACAAGGTGTATCTTGGAATTGAATCGGGCAATGATGATATATTAAAGCTGATGGGCAAAGGGATTGACACAGCAACTGTAAGAAGGGGAGTAGAGGTGTTCAAAAGAAACGGCATAGAGTGCGCCGGCTTCTTTATCGTGGGGTATCCTGGAGAAACCCTGGCGACAATAGAGGATACATTTGAATTTTCGCTTTCGCTTGGCCTTGACGAGATATCGTTCAACGTCCCATATCCGCTCCCTGGCTCAAAGCTGTATGAAAGAGTATCAGGCATAAGCGCTGACGATTGGACCATAGAGAACGAAACAAGATTCCTATACAAAAGCGAATTTGATGAGAAGTGGCTTAAAGGCAGAATACAGCAGACACTTGAGTCTTTTGCCAGACTGAAAATGCAATATGAATAA
- a CDS encoding RNA polymerase sigma factor, whose amino-acid sequence MDNINFDEMRLVRLSQEGDVDSFERLIESHKQRVYNIALRMVKNREDAFDVSQEVFIRVYKSIGKFGGKSSFSTWLYRITVNCCLDHLKKEGRYKYISDVGDDRMGTGVIENLRADETPESVMENRIKQDEIKKALKLLDSDFRAAVVLRDIQGFSYDEISRITNANIGTVKSRISRGRRRLREIYTELAQRGDKSEL is encoded by the coding sequence ATGGACAATATCAATTTTGATGAGATGCGGCTCGTAAGGCTGTCTCAGGAAGGCGATGTCGACTCCTTCGAGCGCCTTATTGAATCTCATAAGCAGCGCGTATACAACATAGCCCTGCGTATGGTTAAAAACAGGGAGGATGCCTTTGACGTGTCACAGGAGGTATTCATAAGAGTGTATAAGTCGATAGGGAAATTCGGGGGAAAATCGTCATTTTCCACATGGCTCTACAGAATTACTGTCAACTGCTGTCTTGACCACCTCAAAAAAGAGGGCAGGTACAAGTACATATCAGATGTGGGGGATGACAGAATGGGAACTGGCGTCATAGAGAATCTGAGGGCAGATGAAACGCCGGAGAGCGTAATGGAAAACAGGATAAAGCAGGATGAAATAAAAAAGGCCCTCAAATTGCTTGATAGCGACTTTAGGGCGGCGGTTGTCCTAAGGGACATACAGGGCTTTAGCTATGACGAGATATCGAGAATCACAAATGCCAACATAGGAACAGTGAAGTCGCGCATAAGCAGAGGCCGCAGAAGATTGAGGGAGATATACACGGAGCTTGCGCAAAGGGGTGATAAGAGTGAACTGTAG
- a CDS encoding anti-sigma factor family protein codes for MNCRECIENLDLYIDGVLSKAEGKAVESHIGECEACKAEYESLSAIIAGLQSLDEELLPSGFDEKLRASLEQINQPIASQRPKGKGKPYRWMAYVAASLLVMAGSYAIFENVEVPDKPDQQLSMKTEVESDSSAADMAQEYPGKDKSEQSIAAEDKDMQLADSSRKNTMKEIDGSDETAGGQGQNENASPVPAESEPAQQQTIAMSSLESDMTVESDSLDEPPVYEKFAAKPFTAPNVVNVDGESTNLEVITIGMGDMLKITLESGEWSYSVQGDVLEPVGAETAGELLEISFIPLKAGEGRIILAKKPSQTNQPADSKEVTIKVE; via the coding sequence GTGAACTGTAGGGAATGCATAGAAAATCTGGACCTGTATATAGACGGAGTGCTTTCCAAGGCAGAGGGAAAAGCTGTGGAAAGCCATATTGGAGAATGCGAAGCATGCAAGGCAGAATACGAATCACTGTCAGCCATAATAGCAGGCTTGCAAAGCCTCGACGAGGAGCTGCTTCCTTCGGGGTTTGATGAAAAACTAAGAGCGAGTCTGGAACAAATTAATCAGCCTATAGCTTCCCAAAGACCGAAAGGCAAAGGAAAGCCATACAGATGGATGGCATACGTGGCAGCAAGCCTTTTAGTGATGGCCGGGAGCTACGCAATATTCGAAAATGTGGAAGTGCCGGATAAACCAGATCAACAGCTTTCCATGAAAACTGAAGTAGAGAGCGATTCGTCGGCTGCGGATATGGCGCAAGAGTATCCAGGTAAGGATAAGAGTGAGCAAAGCATTGCTGCAGAAGACAAGGATATGCAATTGGCTGATTCATCTCGAAAAAACACTATGAAGGAAATTGATGGAAGCGATGAAACTGCAGGAGGCCAGGGGCAAAATGAAAATGCATCACCTGTGCCAGCAGAGAGTGAGCCTGCTCAGCAACAGACAATCGCAATGTCCAGCTTGGAGTCGGACATGACTGTAGAATCGGACTCGCTAGACGAGCCCCCGGTATATGAAAAATTCGCAGCAAAACCATTTACAGCTCCAAACGTGGTAAACGTCGATGGCGAATCAACGAATTTAGAGGTTATTACAATAGGAATGGGCGACATGCTTAAAATAACACTTGAAAGCGGTGAATGGAGCTACAGCGTCCAGGGCGATGTCCTGGAACCAGTAGGGGCAGAAACAGCAGGGGAACTGCTGGAAATTTCATTCATCCCTTTGAAGGCTGGAGAAGGTCGGATAATACTTGCCAAGAAGCCTTCCCAGACAAACCAGCCTGCCGATAGCAAGGAAGTTACAATAAAAGTAGAGTGA
- a CDS encoding 2-hydroxyacyl-CoA dehydratase family protein translates to MKEKIGITTTVPVEAIIAAGFAPVDLNNIFVTSNDCQGYIEAAERDGFPKSMCAWIKGLYGACMINGIKKIVGVVQGDCSNTASLTEVLRLRGIDVIPFSYPHERSAENVKNELDRFMKLWGVDLKSVEAVRASLQGIRGKAILLDELTWRESKASGFENHLYQVSMSDFNSDPEVFEGELDSKLCEIEDREADEPRLRLGYIGVPPMMADLYEFAEQQGARMVYNEVQREFAFPRAGYAKNIYEQYADYTYPYDIDFRLKEIKKQIEERKLDGLVHYTQAFCHRALDDIIIKSRIDIPIINIEGDKSDRLDARTRLRLEAFLDMLCDRKEAL, encoded by the coding sequence TTGAAAGAAAAAATAGGAATAACAACAACGGTTCCGGTGGAAGCAATTATTGCAGCTGGCTTTGCTCCGGTAGATCTGAACAATATTTTTGTTACAAGCAATGATTGCCAGGGCTACATCGAGGCTGCCGAAAGGGACGGGTTTCCAAAGAGCATGTGCGCTTGGATAAAGGGCCTCTACGGAGCCTGCATGATAAACGGCATAAAGAAAATCGTAGGCGTCGTCCAGGGCGACTGCTCGAATACAGCGTCGCTCACCGAGGTCCTAAGGCTAAGGGGAATAGATGTCATACCGTTTTCGTACCCGCACGAGAGAAGCGCTGAAAACGTAAAGAACGAATTAGATCGCTTTATGAAGCTGTGGGGAGTAGATTTGAAATCCGTAGAGGCAGTAAGGGCAAGCCTTCAAGGTATAAGGGGAAAGGCGATACTGCTCGATGAGCTTACATGGAGGGAATCAAAGGCAAGCGGCTTTGAAAACCATCTCTATCAGGTGAGCATGAGCGATTTCAACTCGGATCCCGAGGTCTTCGAAGGGGAGCTCGACAGCAAGCTTTGCGAAATTGAGGACAGGGAGGCTGACGAGCCGAGGCTAAGGCTGGGCTATATAGGAGTGCCGCCGATGATGGCGGACCTGTACGAATTCGCTGAGCAGCAGGGGGCAAGGATGGTCTACAACGAGGTCCAGCGCGAGTTTGCGTTCCCAAGAGCAGGGTATGCCAAGAATATATACGAGCAGTATGCCGACTACACGTATCCGTACGATATAGACTTCAGGCTGAAGGAGATAAAAAAGCAGATTGAGGAAAGAAAGCTCGACGGGCTTGTCCACTATACCCAGGCTTTTTGCCACAGGGCACTCGACGACATAATAATAAAAAGCCGCATAGACATCCCAATCATAAACATTGAGGGAGACAAGTCCGATAGGCTCGACGCCAGGACAAGGCTCAGACTCGAGGCGTTTCTCGACATGCTGTGCGACAGGAAGGAGGCTCTGTAA
- a CDS encoding acyl-CoA dehydratase activase produces MRALGIDLGSRQVKLAVMKDGKLEDMRSYSTMSFYRNYCSYREGIRLDTKALGLSDFDMAVSTGYGKNNTNMADFVQINEIKAHVYGALAQTGLEDFMLLDVGGQDVKVTRVEKGMITDIELNEKCAASCGRYLENMANVLEISLDEMANCSSNPIELSSTCAVFAESELIGKIAEGIELERLCAGVNHSMYKRLQPMLANFKGRVLVVSGGVANNAALTGYLANDYDTVIKLDNPQFNGAIGCCHYAARLASKKVLERHVE; encoded by the coding sequence ATGAGGGCACTCGGAATAGACCTTGGCAGCAGGCAGGTCAAGCTTGCTGTGATGAAAGATGGCAAACTAGAAGACATGCGCTCATATAGCACAATGTCATTCTACAGAAACTACTGCAGCTACAGAGAAGGCATACGCCTTGACACAAAGGCTCTGGGGCTTAGTGATTTTGATATGGCCGTATCGACAGGCTATGGCAAGAACAACACCAACATGGCTGACTTTGTACAGATAAATGAGATAAAGGCGCATGTATACGGCGCGCTTGCACAGACAGGCCTTGAAGATTTTATGCTGCTTGATGTAGGCGGGCAGGATGTAAAGGTTACAAGGGTGGAAAAGGGAATGATAACCGACATCGAGCTCAATGAAAAATGTGCGGCATCGTGCGGCAGATATCTTGAAAATATGGCAAATGTACTTGAAATTTCACTTGATGAAATGGCGAACTGCTCGAGCAATCCAATAGAGCTCAGTTCGACATGCGCGGTGTTCGCAGAATCAGAGCTTATTGGCAAGATAGCTGAAGGGATAGAGCTTGAGAGGCTGTGCGCCGGCGTGAACCACTCGATGTACAAGAGGTTGCAGCCGATGCTTGCCAATTTCAAGGGAAGAGTGCTGGTGGTATCGGGCGGAGTGGCAAATAATGCAGCGCTCACGGGATATCTTGCGAATGACTATGACACGGTCATAAAACTTGATAATCCGCAGTTCAACGGCGCTATAGGCTGCTGCCACTATGCTGCCAGGCTGGCGTCAAAAAAAGTATTGGAAAGGCACGTGGAATAA
- the queD gene encoding 6-carboxytetrahydropterin synthase QueD — translation MYIIKTQQSFDSAHFLSGYEGKCANIHGHRWNVHAEISSQELLQGGQNDGMVVDFSDIKTVLKGLVDSLDHALLIQKGSMRSKTLECLVGDGFRVIELDFRPTAENFARYFFDKIKETGFTVKRVTVYETPKNCATYED, via the coding sequence ATGTATATAATTAAAACGCAGCAAAGCTTTGACAGCGCGCATTTTCTTTCAGGGTATGAAGGCAAGTGTGCTAACATACACGGACACAGATGGAACGTCCATGCGGAGATCTCATCTCAGGAACTTCTCCAGGGAGGGCAAAATGACGGCATGGTAGTGGACTTTTCGGACATCAAGACTGTCCTGAAGGGGCTGGTAGATTCGCTTGATCACGCCCTGTTGATACAAAAAGGCTCAATGAGGAGCAAGACACTTGAATGCCTTGTCGGGGACGGCTTCCGAGTTATAGAGCTTGATTTTCGCCCTACAGCCGAGAATTTTGCCAGGTATTTCTTTGACAAGATAAAGGAGACGGGCTTTACGGTAAAAAGGGTTACAGTATACGAAACGCCAAAAAACTGCGCGACATACGAAGATTAG
- the queE gene encoding putative 7-carboxy-7-deazaguanine synthase QueE: protein MEYNVVEKFASINGEGAKTGQLAVFIRFAGCNLSCSYCDTKWANEADVKAEKMSAQDIHEYIQSTGISNVTLTGGEPLNQYGIMELLQRLAEDSSIDVEIETNGSIDIEPFLNISPRRPSFTLDYKLGSSGMESYMDIENLTCVSKRDAVKFVVGSFDDIDRAKDVIEEYELDKKTRVYFSPVFGEIDPVEIVEYMKSHYMNGVSLQLQLHKFIWDSDKRGV from the coding sequence TTGGAGTATAATGTAGTTGAAAAGTTTGCAAGTATAAATGGCGAAGGCGCAAAGACGGGGCAGTTGGCTGTGTTCATAAGGTTTGCAGGCTGCAACCTAAGCTGCAGCTATTGCGACACAAAGTGGGCAAATGAGGCAGACGTAAAAGCTGAAAAGATGAGTGCGCAGGATATCCATGAATACATTCAATCAACAGGTATATCGAATGTAACACTCACGGGAGGAGAACCGCTCAATCAATACGGCATAATGGAACTTTTGCAGAGGCTTGCAGAGGACAGCTCAATTGACGTGGAGATAGAGACAAACGGAAGCATAGATATAGAGCCGTTCTTGAACATATCGCCAAGGAGGCCTTCGTTCACACTCGACTACAAGCTTGGAAGCAGCGGCATGGAATCATATATGGATATTGAGAATCTGACCTGTGTATCAAAGAGGGATGCTGTCAAGTTTGTGGTGGGCAGCTTTGACGACATAGACAGGGCGAAAGATGTTATAGAGGAGTACGAACTTGACAAGAAGACCCGAGTCTACTTCAGCCCTGTGTTTGGCGAAATAGATCCCGTCGAAATAGTAGAGTACATGAAAAGCCACTACATGAACGGTGTCAGCCTCCAGCTGCAGCTGCACAAATTCATATGGGACAGCGATAAAAGGGGAGTATAA
- the queC gene encoding 7-cyano-7-deazaguanine synthase QueC codes for MENEKALIVFSGGQDSTTCLFWAKERFADVIALSFDYGQKHVLELDCAKAICKKYGVEHHTMNLGLLGEITSNSLTRLDMDVDKEVEEGSLPNSFVDGRNMLFFTFAAIFAKQKGIKHIVTGVSQSDYSGYPDCRDIFVKSLNVTANLAMEYDFVIHTPLMWLDKAQTWGLADRIGVLDIIKNETLTCYNGIIGDGCGECPACNLRRNGYEKYVESKA; via the coding sequence ATGGAAAATGAAAAGGCGCTTATAGTTTTCAGCGGGGGGCAGGACAGCACTACCTGCCTTTTTTGGGCAAAAGAGAGATTCGCAGATGTAATTGCTCTCTCATTCGACTACGGTCAAAAGCACGTACTTGAACTCGACTGTGCAAAAGCCATATGCAAAAAATACGGAGTTGAGCACCACACCATGAACCTGGGACTGCTGGGCGAGATCACATCCAACTCGCTTACAAGATTGGACATGGATGTTGACAAGGAAGTAGAGGAAGGCAGCCTTCCAAATTCGTTCGTGGACGGAAGGAACATGTTGTTTTTCACATTTGCGGCCATATTCGCAAAGCAAAAGGGCATAAAGCACATAGTCACAGGAGTGTCCCAAAGCGACTACAGCGGCTATCCTGACTGCAGGGACATATTCGTAAAATCGCTCAACGTCACGGCAAATCTGGCCATGGAATACGATTTTGTAATACACACTCCTCTGATGTGGCTCGACAAGGCCCAGACCTGGGGGCTCGCAGACAGGATTGGCGTGTTGGATATCATAAAAAATGAGACTCTCACATGCTACAACGGCATCATCGGAGACGGCTGCGGGGAATGCCCGGCATGCAATCTTAGAAGGAATGGCTATGAAAAGTACGTGGAGTCAAAAGCATAA